Part of the Aneurinibacillus sp. REN35 genome, ACATAGGCGTATATTGTTTTAACATAGGCAAACTAGGTATAATTGAACGTAAAGTGGCTGCATAATTGTTACGTTCATCAGTTTCTTCAATAGCCCCCTTAAGACACTCCTCTAGATAACCAACAAGGTATCGGGTATACCCACCAAATATCTCATCCCCTCCTTGTCCTCCTAATACTACTTTTACATGTTCAGAAGCTAACTGGGATACCATAAATTGAGGGAATACACCAGGTCCAGCAGAAGGCTCATCCATATGATAGATAATTTTAGGAAGAACATCTACAAAGTCAGCCCCCGTAGGATATGTTTCAAGATACTGAGCACCCGATTTTTCCGCTACCATCCTAGCATACTGGGTTTCATCAAATCTTTCTCCCTCGTCAAAAGCTCCCGTAAATGTTTTAAGCTTATCACCTGTAATATTAAAGGCTGAAGCAAGACTAACAATTGTACTAGAATCCAAACCTCCTGATAAATGGGCTCCCAAAGCCACATCGGAACGCAAACGAATTTTCACTGCATCTTCTAATAAAGTCCTCAACCTATCTAAAAAATACTCCTCTGTATGATCAGTATCAATATCAAAATTAACATCCCAATATTTAAGATTGTCTAAGATTCTTCCTTCCTCATTTATAATTAAATAATGACCAGGAAGCAATTTATTGATACCCTTAAATAAAGTATGCTCACCTGGAACTGTTTGAAATACTAAATATTCTTGGATCGCTTTGTAGTTTGGTTGCTTCTTTATAAAATCAGTGGCTAATATAGCCTTTATCTCTGATGCAAAGATAAATGTGTTAGACTCTTTCCAGTAATAAAAGGGTTTTATCCCCATCCGATCTCTAGCACAAAACATTATTTTTTTTCTGTCATCCCAAATAGCGAATGAGAACATTCCTATAAAATATTTAACACAATCTACACCGAACTCTTCGTATGCATGTATAATTACTTCTGTATCTGTATAGGTACGAAAGCGATGCCCTTTACCCCTCAAACTTTGGGCTAACTCTAAATAATTATATATACATCCGTTAAATGTTATCCAGATGGTACCATCTTCATTAGATAAAGGCTGTTTTCCGCCCTCTGGGTCAATAATAGCTAGGCGACGATGACCTATCCAAATATTTTCCTTTGAAGCAAACCACTCTCCGCTTCCATCAGGGCCTCTATGGTTTAGCACATCTAGCATTCTTCTTCCATTGTCTTTTATAGATAGATGACTATTAGCTATAATTCCTGCAATTCCACACATATGAATGTACCTCTCTGTAATAGATTACTTATCTAAAGTTCGTTATAAATCCTAAGTAATTTCTGTCCTTCTACATCCCAGTTTAACTCTTTGGCTGCTTTCTCACTATTTTTCCTAATATTAATTAGTTTTTCTTGAGATGAGAAAAACTCTTGAATTGCCTTACCAAATGCTTCAGGAGAAGCCATATTGGCCGTAAAAATACAACCATATTTCTCCTGAATAAATCGGAAAAAAGGCAAGTCTTCTGCGATGACAGGAACATGTGCAAGTATATATTCAAATAATTTATTAGGAGAACAATATAAGTGATTATCGTCTATCGGTTGATATGGAATTACACCAATATCAGCTCCTACTGAATAATACAACATTTCTTCACTTGGTACTTTACCTAAGAAGAACACTTTTTTCTCGACTCCTAGATCTCTGGCTGTTTGCCTTAATGAAGCTTCATAATCACCATACCCTATTAAAGCTAGACAAACCTTCTCAGGAAAGTATTTTACACCTTTTACTAAGGTTTCTATATTCCGTTCAGGAGAAATCCAGCCCTGATATAGAACAACTTTCCAATCATCAGGTATACTACCTTTTTCTTTTAAGCGACTTGTGATTTTACTACTAAATCCCTTTGGTAATTCAGTGCAGTTCATAATTACCCTAGGCATATTAACTTTATATCTTTCAGCCATTAAACCTGCTATAAATTGATTAACAGTTATTACAACATCTGGGTTATTTATATATTTTTTCTCATCTCTAAAGTATTTTTTTTGTAGTGAGATTGGCAGAACTTCCTGTGCGTAATATAGCTCATGTGCATCATAAACTAGTTTTGCACCTTTTTTACGGGCTGCTTGTATCCCCGCCTTGAGACATGGAAGGTCATGAACATGATATACATCAGCTTCGAAACTTAACAATTTTGAAATCATAAATTGATCAAACGGAGTAATCTCAAAAAAAGTTCTAGCTAACTTCATAAACAATTTATTAACAAACATTTTCAACTTATCATTATTAGGAAGAATAGCCCTAATTTTCTTGAGTCTCTCATCATCCCAATCATACTTATATCTATAGATTTGTATACCATCTAAGATATAATGTTCTTCTTCTATACACTCAAACCCCGCTAGAAGTGTAACAGAGTGACCAGCTTGTATTAAAGTTTTTGCTTCTAATAAAATACGGCGGTCAATCATCTGGCTATCTGGAGTGATCATTACAATTTTCATTAAAACACCTCTGTCGAACTAATTTCTTCTACTTATTACATTCCTTTTATTAATCCCTATGTAATAGTGACTATATGGAAAAAAACTGATTATATAAACAAAAAGGTAACTCCCGACAAGTGCCATAAAAAGAACTATAGGATAAAAAATCCACTGATTACTGTAGACGTTTATCAATTGCAACTTCTGAACCGTAATTGAAATTATTAGAGGATGGATTAAGTATATGCCAAAGGAATAAGCTCCTAGCGATTCAATTACCTTAATAAGAGTTGTATGGATAGAGCTTTTAATTTTAAAAATAAAGATAAACGTTATAATATAATAAAATGGTTCTAACATTCGAGGAATTACCAAGAATAGATAAGGCACACTTTCGAAAAACGGATTTTTAGAAAGACCATATAAGAACAATGCGGCCATTATTATTGTGAAACTAACGAAGATAATAGAAAGTCGACTGCCATTTATACTAGTTATTATTTTCTTAAAGTTGTCAAAATTACATGCTATATATATACCTGTTGAAAAATAAAATAAGTATGAAAACACCTGTATATAATTAGCCATTTGAATGACAGATGGGACATTTAAGACTAATAAAATATATATTAAATTCAAGATTAATTGGATAAAAAAGGCGGTTAATACAAAAGCTGTAACTTCATTTCTCTTCTCAGCAAATATATAAAGTTTAATAACAAAGGGGTAAATAATATATAGTTGTACAATAAGAGCAAAATACCAAAGATGATATGAAGCATTAGCCCAAAAAATCATTTTAAGTAACTGCTTAAAGTCAAAAATTAGGTCTTGATTGTTGAACCAAATATACAATATAGAGAATATAAAGTAGGCAGGAATAATACTTTTAAACCTTTTCCAATAAAATGATTTTAAGGAATATTCCTTATAATATCTATTTGCTAGCACCATTCCAGATATAAAAACGAATAAAGGTACAGCAAAATGAACCAGCACATTCATAGTTACGTTCACAATTAAAATTAAATTAAGCTCATGTATCATCGAAAAATAAGTAGTTGTGTGAATAAGTAAAACTCCAATTATCGCCATACCTCTAAGAAAATTGCCTTCTTTAATGTACTTCACTTAACAGACACATCCTCAAGTTGAACTAGAAATGAAAAAGTTATAAAAATCGAGTTATCCGATTTCCTATAATACAGTTACAATGTTTTGAAAAAAGGGAATAAAGGAGAATAGATAAGATAAGAAAGAAAATGATATTGAAAGTGTTTATACATCCGATTTGTCAGTGTACAAAGCCTATCCAACTTCTATTCTTCTATTTTCGTTCATCATTCTCCTAAAAAGAATATTACAGTTAAGTCAGATGTATAATTATAAAATATGCTCTTTTACATGATTTAGTAATCTTCTAGATATTGTTCAATTAATTGAGAATTTAATTCGGCTTTTCCAATTTGTCCGCCTTCAACCCCTAATTGTGAAATCCCATTATAAAAAATTAAATATTTGTTATTATCTTGAACAATGTTTAATCCATAATGAATCGCATTCCATTCCTTGGTCCAATCTCGATCAATATATATAGGATTATTTTTATAAGGAATAATTTCCTCCCCTGATATTTTGTACATATCTATATAGTGTTGATTTTTATTATTACCTTCTATAAAAAGAATGTTACTTTCTTTAATTTTTACTCCACCTATGGTATAGTAACCATCTCCTTGTAGTATATTCTTAACAACAAGTGAAGAGGAGTCTGTCCACTCTTCCCCATCTTTAGAAGTACGGCGTTTAATTATAATCTGATTTTCTACTATTGTAGAATAGTACATCTCTAACAATCCCTGCTCTTGAATTATAAAAGGATCTAATATCATATCTTCTAGCACTTGTTTCTCCACTTTCCACTTAATTCCGTCTGGAGAATAGGCAAGATATAGCCTATCATATGGCTTTGCAAAATATTTACCAGCAGAAAAATACATTAAATATCTTTTAGAAGGATTTTTGGTTTGCTTATTCTCCATAACAAATGGAAAAGAGTAGTTCCCCTGGAAAGGAAGGTTTCCTTCGTTAAATATTCTTCCTTGCTTAACCCACTTTATTCCATCGCTGCTAGTAGCTAAATGAATTCTCCATCGCATATCTTCCCCATAAGCACAATAATACAAATAATATATCCCATCAATTTTAATTACTGAAGGATATTCTACGTGTTTTGAACCTTCTGATTGTGGAGATATGGAAACTATTGGATTACGAATCTCGTTTTTGAATATGTTTGGAGGAAGTTCATTAAGCCATTTAGCCGGAACTAACTTTTTGGAGTTTTTCCAACGTTCAGCATAGGTTAAAAATTCACTGGAATTTGTTACTTTTCCTATAAGTTCAACCAAAATCTGATTATCATCTAAATATTTCTCGTCAACTGCGGATTCTGATTTCTTTTTGCTTAAAAAACTACTAATAAACTCTTCTTTGATTTTAAATCGCACTTTCTTTATTGAAGGTGAATAATTTAAAGAACCCAATAACCAGTATTCATTTTCATCGTATAGATGAATGTCTAATTTCCCTTGCTCTTTCATTTTATAGGTTACTTCTATGTAGGTTTCTTTAAATTTTTTTGTTTCTGCTAACCAAACAAATTTAAATGGGGAGTGATTAAGTTGGCCCTTTACTCCATTTATTATACGATAGTGATCAGAAACTGAATTAATTCTGCTTCCCCAGTTCATATTTATAGTATCAGGCCAAATATAAAAATTATGATTTATATTATCATCTTCTTTTGTCCCAACCGCTACTTCAGATATAGTTTTTTCATTATCCCCATTTTTTCCAATAAGCTTAATCCCATAAACTGAAGCAACTCCTTCACCAATAAATCGACCTATTATTTCTGTTCGAACTGGTGCTAAACTATACGAAGAAGCAGGATAGTTAAGTGGAGAAATTTTTGTATCATAATCCTTTAAAAGCGGTTCAAATCTTCTTACTGAGTTTTGGAATAAAATCTCGGCTTCTGGATTATTAGTAATTATTGAGTAATCATGCAAAGCTAACATACTAACTAAGGCACCATTTAAAACCCTTGAAGGCACCTTAGTAGGGTATTCCTCAAAAAATGGACCTTCTTTTTCAAAACGTGTAAATCCTCCATACTCTAAGGGAACTTTGTAGGAAAGGAAAATTTTATCTGCAGCATTTCTATACTTCAAACTCCCTGTCTTTTCATAAAGGTAAGAAAATAACTCTAGGGAAATCCCTTGAGTTAAAGCTGAATTCCAAGGTGCCTTTAGAGAGTAAGGATAATAAGGCGCAAAATCAAAATTAAAGGGGAAGAATAATGCTCTATCCACTTGCTTAGAATTAGCTAAAAGCCATTGAGCATGTTTCTCTGCGGCAGTTATATTATTATCTAAGGCTAAAATTAATCCATCCATCGCAACTTTAGTAGGATTAGCTACCGACTTCCCTTCAGTTTTCCATCCCATTTTTGGCTCTACATAAGGATTAACGCCATCTCCATTATCCTTGGATCCAAAAATAATTCTATAGAAGTTTTGCTTGTAGAACTGAGGTAGCACTAACTCCTGCGCTCGGTCAAATTTAGAGTTATTTTGAATTCCTAAAGTGCAACGAGGAGAAATAGTAAATATAAAGATAAAGATAAAAAACATCAGCGAATAAAACTTTACTTTTTTACTTAAAATCATTTTCCTTCTCCCCGTTTAAATGCTGATAATTCTCACATATCTTATTTGATAAAACTCTATAACTAAAGTTTTCTCTCGCATATGCGCTGATTTTTTCCTTTTCATAAAGGTCAATATTTTTGATAACTTTCAATATAGCTTCTGACAGTGCCACAGGATTTTCTTTTTCACATAGTTCTCCTAAAAAATCCTCCTTAATGATGCTTTCTGGTCCACCACATCGTGTGGCAACTGAAGGTTTCCCGGAAGCCATAGCTTCAATCAAGACTACCCCAAATGTTTCCACTTTGCTTGGAAGAACAAATATATCACATTCTTCTCTCATAATTCGGGCAACTTCACTTCTAGGTTTTAAACCTAACATTTTGCATGAATCTTGTAACCCTAAATCTTTTATTCTTTCTTCAACTGCTTTAAATAAAGAACCGTCCCCTACAATTTTTAGTGAGATATTAGGTACCTCTTTTTTCGCTCTATAAAATGCCTCTATTAGACCAAGAGGATCCTTTACTTCCTCTAAAAATCCTACATACACAAGCTGTATTTCTTTTTTGTGTTTCTGCTCGGTAGCTTGGTAATAAAAGTCACTTGTGGAAACGCCGTTATAAAGAACGTCTATCTTATTAATGGTATCCTCATCAGAGTAATAACTCTTTACCTCATTTGCTAAAGCATCACTTACACACCATACCCGGTCTGCTTTTTGAATAGCATTAAGTGTTAATTGCCTAATTATTGACCTTCCCGTAAGATAAGTAAATGGACCTGTATGTTCAGTAATAACAAAAGGAACTTGGAACTTCTCAGAAACTTTCAATGCAGCATTTCCATCTAAGTATCCAGTATGCGCATGTATGGCATCAAATTTGAATTCTTTCCATACGCGCTCAATAACAGACATTACAGCCGAACTATAAAGCCAAGCATGGAAGTGAAATGGGATTAAAGGAACACCTACCCGATAATAAGGATACAGTACAGGTACACCTTCATAATCTGTCCACTTTACTTGTCGGTTTGCAATAGGATAATGCTTAAAAGCTTTTAATATTTTAAAAGGGTTAATACCATTTAACCAATAAGGACGACAGGAAATGACCCTGGCGTCTATTTCTTCATACTCTCTTAATGCCTTTACTTGTTCATGTACAAAAGGCCCACTTAGCCTTTGCTCTGGGTGAGGGAACATATGTGAAAGCACTAAAACTTTTTGAACTCTTCGCTGAGATATCTTTTTCCAGCGCTCCGCACTTTTAGAGGCTTCATAGTAAGCATCCTCTGCTTTTGAACGTTGTTGTTCTTTCTCCTCTAATAATCCCTTAACGATAATGTTCTCGGCCTCTTTACCTTCTAATGTATTCACAGCCTCACTTCTCTTACCTTCTATATCCTCTAGAATGGCATTTAAGAATGATACTTTTCTTTTCAGAAATTTTTGTGACTGTTGGTTTGCTTGCAGTATTTGTATAAGGCTTATCCCATCTTTTCTAAACTCTTTAAAAGAGTCATATAACCAAGTTGGTTTTGGGTATAAACCTCCCTCTTTAACCCATAAACCCCATGAGCGGTATATGTCCTTATGTTTTACTTTTAGCACATTCTGCCCTTTTTCTAGCTTCAAAAAGGGTACAATATTCGTGTGTTTCTCTAGACTATGGTACACAAATTCATGTATTGTAATATTTCCGTATAAATAAAGTGATATGGCCAAGCCAAATTTATCTGCACTCCAAGCACAATTTATAGGGATTTTAATTTTCTTATTTTTTTCGGTAACTGTAGTCTCAAAAAGTAGTTCCACTTCTCCTGTTATTCCATCAATTCCATATAAGGAGAACTTGTCTACTTCTTCTCGACCTGTAACAGTAATTGTTATATAATCTCCAGGGCGAGATATAACAGGGAAACGCATAGAGACTTCTGCGCCCCCGCCTTTAGGATTAGTATTATAAATCCCCTCTGAAGTAAAACTAACGTTTGCAGGAAGAATAAACCTTGCCCATTCTGAGCTTATAGTAAAATCCGGATCAACACACTGTAGCTTATTTGTGAAATCAACCTTACATAGATT contains:
- the asnB gene encoding asparagine synthase (glutamine-hydrolyzing) gives rise to the protein MCGIAGIIANSHLSIKDNGRRMLDVLNHRGPDGSGEWFASKENIWIGHRRLAIIDPEGGKQPLSNEDGTIWITFNGCIYNYLELAQSLRGKGHRFRTYTDTEVIIHAYEEFGVDCVKYFIGMFSFAIWDDRKKIMFCARDRMGIKPFYYWKESNTFIFASEIKAILATDFIKKQPNYKAIQEYLVFQTVPGEHTLFKGINKLLPGHYLIINEEGRILDNLKYWDVNFDIDTDHTEEYFLDRLRTLLEDAVKIRLRSDVALGAHLSGGLDSSTIVSLASAFNITGDKLKTFTGAFDEGERFDETQYARMVAEKSGAQYLETYPTGADFVDVLPKIIYHMDEPSAGPGVFPQFMVSQLASEHVKVVLGGQGGDEIFGGYTRYLVGYLEECLKGAIEETDERNNYAATLRSIIPSLPMLKQYTPMLKYFWSEGLFDSQDQRYFRLMNRSGDVKHIYNSDIINNNEHVFHSFQDLFHGSNAESFLNRMLYFDMKVHLPALLHVEDRTSMAWGVESRVPLLDHRIAELLSSIPPVIKFKGGQPKYLFRKVIKNLIPEQVFNRKDKMGFPVPLHLWFRNSLGEFAKEVLLDKGARERGIFDPIALEAAIKEEKDFGRVIWGALCLELWFKTFIDD
- a CDS encoding glycosyltransferase; this encodes MKIVMITPDSQMIDRRILLEAKTLIQAGHSVTLLAGFECIEEEHYILDGIQIYRYKYDWDDERLKKIRAILPNNDKLKMFVNKLFMKLARTFFEITPFDQFMISKLLSFEADVYHVHDLPCLKAGIQAARKKGAKLVYDAHELYYAQEVLPISLQKKYFRDEKKYINNPDVVITVNQFIAGLMAERYKVNMPRVIMNCTELPKGFSSKITSRLKEKGSIPDDWKVVLYQGWISPERNIETLVKGVKYFPEKVCLALIGYGDYEASLRQTARDLGVEKKVFFLGKVPSEEMLYYSVGADIGVIPYQPIDDNHLYCSPNKLFEYILAHVPVIAEDLPFFRFIQEKYGCIFTANMASPEAFGKAIQEFFSSQEKLINIRKNSEKAAKELNWDVEGQKLLRIYNEL
- a CDS encoding acyltransferase, with protein sequence MKYIKEGNFLRGMAIIGVLLIHTTTYFSMIHELNLILIVNVTMNVLVHFAVPLFVFISGMVLANRYYKEYSLKSFYWKRFKSIIPAYFIFSILYIWFNNQDLIFDFKQLLKMIFWANASYHLWYFALIVQLYIIYPFVIKLYIFAEKRNEVTAFVLTAFFIQLILNLIYILLVLNVPSVIQMANYIQVFSYLFYFSTGIYIACNFDNFKKIITSINGSRLSIIFVSFTIIMAALFLYGLSKNPFFESVPYLFLVIPRMLEPFYYIITFIFIFKIKSSIHTTLIKVIESLGAYSFGIYLIHPLIISITVQKLQLINVYSNQWIFYPIVLFMALVGSYLFVYIISFFPYSHYYIGINKRNVISRRN
- a CDS encoding D-glucuronyl C5-epimerase family protein — translated: MILSKKVKFYSLMFFIFIFIFTISPRCTLGIQNNSKFDRAQELVLPQFYKQNFYRIIFGSKDNGDGVNPYVEPKMGWKTEGKSVANPTKVAMDGLILALDNNITAAEKHAQWLLANSKQVDRALFFPFNFDFAPYYPYSLKAPWNSALTQGISLELFSYLYEKTGSLKYRNAADKIFLSYKVPLEYGGFTRFEKEGPFFEEYPTKVPSRVLNGALVSMLALHDYSIITNNPEAEILFQNSVRRFEPLLKDYDTKISPLNYPASSYSLAPVRTEIIGRFIGEGVASVYGIKLIGKNGDNEKTISEVAVGTKEDDNINHNFYIWPDTINMNWGSRINSVSDHYRIINGVKGQLNHSPFKFVWLAETKKFKETYIEVTYKMKEQGKLDIHLYDENEYWLLGSLNYSPSIKKVRFKIKEEFISSFLSKKKSESAVDEKYLDDNQILVELIGKVTNSSEFLTYAERWKNSKKLVPAKWLNELPPNIFKNEIRNPIVSISPQSEGSKHVEYPSVIKIDGIYYLYYCAYGEDMRWRIHLATSSDGIKWVKQGRIFNEGNLPFQGNYSFPFVMENKQTKNPSKRYLMYFSAGKYFAKPYDRLYLAYSPDGIKWKVEKQVLEDMILDPFIIQEQGLLEMYYSTIVENQIIIKRRTSKDGEEWTDSSSLVVKNILQGDGYYTIGGVKIKESNILFIEGNNKNQHYIDMYKISGEEIIPYKNNPIYIDRDWTKEWNAIHYGLNIVQDNNKYLIFYNGISQLGVEGGQIGKAELNSQLIEQYLEDY
- a CDS encoding glycosyltransferase produces the protein MINDHIYYEQENIWGNSPEKYQVQVLFDIIDILPKDVSSILDVGCGDGHITNLLPKELHVVGADISEEALKYVTREKVVASIDDLPFPDNFFDLVMINDVLEHLPIELHNKGLIELQRVAKNYILITVPHNEQIEANEAKCGECNFVYHIHWHQRFYNEEKISRLIENENWKLSEVRYSGDVTLPLFDPTISLKRKLNIFNEWEGAVCPNCGSTQKVLKDSEADDMLLRTLDAVRHNYWFSDDSHFIYNNRSEIMALYKVKEKISIQEDNEKIIPEVGRNLCKVDFTNKLQCVDPDFTISSEWARFILPANVSFTSEGIYNTNPKGGGAEVSMRFPVISRPGDYITITVTGREEVDKFSLYGIDGITGEVELLFETTVTEKNKKIKIPINCAWSADKFGLAISLYLYGNITIHEFVYHSLEKHTNIVPFLKLEKGQNVLKVKHKDIYRSWGLWVKEGGLYPKPTWLYDSFKEFRKDGISLIQILQANQQSQKFLKRKVSFLNAILEDIEGKRSEAVNTLEGKEAENIIVKGLLEEKEQQRSKAEDAYYEASKSAERWKKISQRRVQKVLVLSHMFPHPEQRLSGPFVHEQVKALREYEEIDARVISCRPYWLNGINPFKILKAFKHYPIANRQVKWTDYEGVPVLYPYYRVGVPLIPFHFHAWLYSSAVMSVIERVWKEFKFDAIHAHTGYLDGNAALKVSEKFQVPFVITEHTGPFTYLTGRSIIRQLTLNAIQKADRVWCVSDALANEVKSYYSDEDTINKIDVLYNGVSTSDFYYQATEQKHKKEIQLVYVGFLEEVKDPLGLIEAFYRAKKEVPNISLKIVGDGSLFKAVEERIKDLGLQDSCKMLGLKPRSEVARIMREECDIFVLPSKVETFGVVLIEAMASGKPSVATRCGGPESIIKEDFLGELCEKENPVALSEAILKVIKNIDLYEKEKISAYARENFSYRVLSNKICENYQHLNGEKENDFK